One Bacillota bacterium DNA segment encodes these proteins:
- a CDS encoding Gfo/Idh/MocA family oxidoreductase, which yields MKKYKIAIVGLGSIGRRHILNIFEVLNTKKIAFSIDVIRRNKNSNVDSDLQNYISNIYSEKDNIDNDYDVIFITNPTFLHFSSIKKYAKHTKNMFIEKPIFEKTEYDISDLDLYEGGTYYIACPLRYTRVLQYVKKNIDLSEVYSARVISSSYLPNWRPNTDYRLSYSANQIMGGGVSLDLIHEWDYIKYLFGKPEHIYNFRGKFSSLDISSEDISIYIARYRDKLVELHLDYFGEKDIRQLQLFTCNDTIEVDFLNNTIKYLSKGKVIEFDDDRNSYQLREIENFFNIVEGFAINENTIDDAYETVKIAID from the coding sequence ATGAAAAAATATAAGATAGCTATTGTTGGATTAGGTTCCATTGGAAGAAGACATATATTAAATATATTTGAAGTGTTAAATACTAAAAAGATAGCCTTTAGTATTGATGTTATTAGAAGAAATAAAAACAGTAATGTAGATTCTGATTTACAAAATTATATTTCAAATATTTATTCTGAAAAGGATAATATTGATAATGATTATGATGTAATTTTTATTACAAATCCTACATTTTTGCATTTTTCGTCAATAAAAAAGTATGCTAAGCATACAAAAAATATGTTTATAGAAAAACCTATATTTGAAAAAACCGAATATGATATTTCAGATTTAGATTTATATGAAGGAGGAACATACTATATTGCATGTCCACTCAGATATACACGAGTATTACAGTATGTAAAAAAAAATATTGATTTAAGTGAAGTCTATTCTGCTCGAGTGATTTCATCAAGTTATTTGCCAAATTGGAGACCCAATACCGATTATCGCCTGTCATATAGTGCAAATCAAATAATGGGTGGTGGGGTTTCTCTAGATTTAATTCATGAATGGGATTACATAAAATATTTATTTGGAAAACCGGAGCATATTTATAATTTTCGAGGGAAATTCTCTAGTCTTGATATAAGTAGCGAAGATATCTCAATCTACATTGCAAGATATAGAGATAAATTGGTTGAATTGCATTTGGATTATTTTGGTGAGAAAGATATTAGACAGTTACAATTATTTACATGTAACGACACTATAGAAGTAGATTTTCTTAACAACACAATTAAATACTTGAGCAAAGGTAAAGTAATAGAGTTTGATGATGATAGAAATTCCTACCAGTTAAGAGAAATAGAAAACTTTTTTAATATAGTTGAAGGTTTTGCAATAAATGAAAATACAATTGATGATGCTTATGAAACTGTGAAAATTGCGATAGATTGA
- a CDS encoding SIS domain-containing protein, which produces MKKSTINIINNLCNRYPILLENKNTLTTTVETFINCFENGGKLLVCGNGGSAADSLHIVGELMKSFVLPRPLSEDMKSKINSTGEYGEYLNSKLQGAFPAIALVGSSALETAIGNDMASEFSFAQQVLGLGTKGDILLCISTSGNSRNVIYAIEVARAKGLVVIGVTGKTGGKMKEKCDYLLNVQESETYKIQELHLPIYHSICLALENEFYGE; this is translated from the coding sequence ATGAAGAAATCAACTATAAATATCATTAATAATTTATGTAATCGGTATCCTATATTACTGGAAAACAAAAATACACTGACCACTACTGTTGAAACATTTATTAATTGTTTTGAAAATGGTGGGAAGCTTCTGGTATGCGGCAATGGAGGTAGTGCAGCAGATTCACTTCATATAGTAGGTGAACTGATGAAAAGTTTTGTTTTACCAAGACCATTATCTGAAGATATGAAATCAAAAATAAATTCGACTGGTGAGTATGGAGAATATCTTAATTCAAAACTTCAGGGTGCATTTCCGGCGATTGCACTCGTAGGTTCTTCTGCCCTCGAAACCGCTATTGGAAACGATATGGCTTCAGAGTTTTCCTTCGCTCAACAAGTATTAGGACTGGGTACTAAAGGAGATATATTATTGTGTATAAGTACATCTGGTAATTCAAGAAATGTGATTTATGCTATTGAAGTTGCTAGAGCAAAAGGACTTGTTGTTATAGGAGTGACAGGTAAGACAGGTGGTAAGATGAAAGAAAAATGTGATTACTTACTTAATGTTCAAGAAAGCGAAACATATAAGATACAAGAGTTACATTTACCAATCTACCACAGTATTTGTCTTGCTCTTGAGAATGAATTTTATGGAGAATAA
- a CDS encoding glycosyltransferase family 4 protein yields MKIIFGTPYIYSKKVKRGTVNTSGLAFGPLKIAEKYGELGHSVFIITQSQYGKETKLGLNCWMKKKTIFDIIKSLNITYIRAAITLIKKMKVNVKTALRILLYFANGAYFERSIKQVSPDAVNIHSVGLYTIPFIMACVRTKTKFLVTQHGTDQYEIREGNIYRTLDRETCEMLRLLCENDVRMSMISTGSKLWLESFIGRPLNNISIIVNPISLVPEEFTPIDHVEKKYIISTGRIGERKNQIQSVRAYELLPEYLKKQYSLVFVGGGVEGSEAKKYVDDKKVSGVIFTDFISKSELLSYYNKSKIVVVASLLEGFGMSMLEGYAFGIPVVAFADLDAIPDVYSEEAMIKVEERTDEALSKSIQYALEKDWDPKAIRSNINKFTLNKIGKQYIEELKISTISNLQESDLFDYFRNKK; encoded by the coding sequence GTGAAAATTATATTTGGAACACCATATATATACTCTAAAAAGGTAAAAAGAGGTACAGTAAATACCTCTGGATTAGCTTTTGGACCGCTGAAAATTGCAGAAAAGTACGGTGAATTAGGACATTCTGTTTTTATAATTACTCAATCGCAGTATGGTAAAGAAACAAAACTTGGCTTAAATTGTTGGATGAAAAAGAAAACAATATTTGATATAATCAAATCTTTAAATATTACATATATTAGAGCAGCAATTACTTTAATCAAAAAAATGAAAGTAAATGTTAAGACAGCATTACGTATTTTGCTTTATTTTGCTAATGGAGCTTATTTTGAACGTTCCATAAAGCAAGTTTCACCCGATGCAGTAAATATACATTCCGTTGGATTATATACCATTCCTTTCATCATGGCATGTGTTAGAACGAAAACAAAGTTTCTTGTTACTCAACACGGTACTGATCAATATGAAATAAGGGAAGGTAACATATATAGAACTTTGGATAGAGAAACTTGTGAAATGTTAAGATTATTATGTGAGAATGATGTAAGAATGTCAATGATTTCAACAGGAAGTAAATTATGGCTAGAGTCATTTATTGGTCGACCTTTAAATAACATTAGTATTATTGTCAATCCAATTAGTCTTGTTCCTGAAGAATTTACTCCAATTGATCATGTAGAGAAAAAATACATTATTTCTACTGGTCGGATCGGAGAAAGAAAAAATCAAATTCAGTCAGTTAGGGCATATGAATTACTACCAGAGTACTTAAAAAAACAATACTCATTAGTGTTTGTTGGTGGAGGAGTTGAGGGCTCCGAAGCAAAAAAATATGTAGATGACAAGAAAGTATCAGGAGTAATTTTTACGGATTTTATTTCGAAGTCGGAATTGCTATCTTATTACAATAAATCTAAAATTGTAGTTGTGGCTAGTCTTTTAGAAGGGTTTGGGATGTCGATGTTGGAGGGATATGCTTTTGGCATTCCAGTGGTTGCTTTTGCTGATCTAGATGCTATTCCAGATGTTTACAGTGAAGAGGCAATGATTAAAGTTGAGGAACGGACTGATGAAGCGTTATCAAAAAGTATACAATATGCATTAGAAAAAGACTGGGATCCAAAAGCAATACGGTCCAATATAAATAAATTTACATTAAACAAGATTGGGAAACAATATATCGAAGAATTGAAAATAAGTACCATAAGCAACCTACAAGAATCAGATTTATTCGATTACTTTCGTAATAAAAAATAA
- a CDS encoding O-antigen ligase family protein has translation MKEKVLNKNKGLSFNKLLLYFSIIMFAILSYFAAYSKEPLVTFVSLGFLLIIVILADKSVLTGILISTAIIDMETISILGNTLTYSRIVTVIIILSILIDRKFRLDMKTLFVVFILTASSLSTIFYIDIAPLFAWALNLLILIALQGYYFSENKMKDIIKIVLIFGLVHVFVLFFGLLFQPYIYNIYNGRRSIFQGVDINRQSIAFALFAAFFVSYAMTVDRAWTKVVYFLATIISAIAIYLAGSRTSLFAILIGIFIVFMTNKYKQNRILKISLSIILFAGLIAVFLTDNFISQSLGRFSLTEIISSSGSNRFTTYPIIFKEIIPKYFLFGVGIGGQEIAITKLGYNIIYYPAAHNFLISSLAELGIFGFSSMMFLIFSSWLVLKKNAKYSSNTYILWVVFTVLLICGLGETVYSEKITFVIIGLVFLKNIDFTRRLKKDDNNTNTI, from the coding sequence ATGAAGGAAAAAGTATTGAATAAGAATAAAGGCCTTAGTTTTAATAAACTATTATTATATTTTTCAATTATCATGTTTGCAATTCTTTCTTATTTTGCAGCTTATTCTAAGGAACCATTAGTTACTTTTGTTTCTTTAGGTTTTCTCTTAATTATAGTAATTTTGGCAGATAAATCTGTTTTAACTGGAATACTTATATCTACTGCAATAATTGATATGGAGACTATCTCAATACTGGGGAACACACTGACATATTCAAGGATTGTCACTGTTATAATAATTTTGTCTATATTAATTGATCGGAAGTTTAGGTTAGATATGAAAACTTTGTTTGTCGTGTTTATTTTAACGGCCTCATCTCTATCTACCATTTTCTACATCGACATTGCACCATTGTTTGCTTGGGCACTAAATTTATTGATTTTAATTGCTCTTCAAGGCTATTATTTCAGTGAAAATAAAATGAAGGACATAATCAAGATTGTTTTAATATTTGGACTTGTTCACGTCTTTGTATTATTTTTTGGATTATTGTTTCAACCATATATATATAATATATATAATGGAAGACGTTCGATTTTTCAAGGTGTTGATATTAACAGGCAGTCAATTGCGTTTGCACTTTTTGCCGCATTTTTTGTATCTTATGCAATGACAGTTGATAGAGCATGGACTAAAGTTGTATACTTCCTAGCAACAATCATTTCTGCAATAGCAATATATCTAGCCGGAAGTAGAACTTCGCTTTTTGCCATTTTAATTGGAATATTTATTGTTTTTATGACAAATAAATATAAACAAAATCGAATTCTAAAAATAAGTTTGAGCATAATTCTTTTTGCTGGTTTAATAGCGGTATTCCTTACAGATAATTTCATATCACAAAGTCTAGGAAGATTTTCCTTAACTGAAATTATCAGTTCCTCTGGTTCGAACAGGTTCACAACTTATCCAATTATATTTAAAGAGATTATACCAAAATACTTTCTATTTGGTGTAGGAATTGGTGGTCAAGAAATCGCTATTACTAAATTAGGTTATAATATCATATATTATCCAGCAGCTCATAATTTTTTAATTAGTTCATTAGCAGAATTAGGCATATTTGGTTTTTCTTCAATGATGTTTTTGATATTTAGTTCATGGTTGGTATTAAAGAAAAATGCTAAATATAGTTCGAATACATATATATTATGGGTTGTTTTTACAGTATTGTTGATTTGTGGACTAGGGGAAACTGTATATAGTGAAAAAATTACTTTTGTAATAATTGGATTAGTATTTTTAAAAAATATAGATTTTACAAGGAGGTTAAAAAAAGATGATAATAACACAAACACCATTTAG
- a CDS encoding kinase, producing MIITQTPFRMSFFGGGTDMPEFFNEHGGAVISTTFDKYCHIIVRHLPPFFEYSTELAYSKMERVKEVADIQHPAIRNAMQMLDINEIRLTYEADLPARSGLGTSSSFSVGMLSGFYSLKGIYADKKKLAKEAIYLERELCNEAGGWQDQIAASFGGFNRINFYDNDFEVHPIIISPERKNQLNNNLLLFFTGFTRISSEIHKTSNVTSENKKLYLLEMLKLVDKAEKILTDNTIGLDEFGKLLHLGWELKKQTGSNVSTHKLDEIYQKAINAGASGGKLLGAGGGGFFIFYVEPEKQKAVKAALSDLLFVPFNFENGGTRVIHYVPESI from the coding sequence ATGATAATAACACAAACACCATTTAGAATGTCATTTTTCGGCGGTGGCACGGATATGCCGGAATTCTTTAATGAGCATGGAGGAGCAGTTATATCTACAACATTTGATAAATATTGCCATATTATCGTAAGACATTTACCTCCATTTTTTGAATATTCTACTGAATTAGCCTATTCGAAAATGGAAAGAGTAAAGGAAGTGGCAGATATACAACATCCAGCAATAAGGAATGCTATGCAGATGTTGGACATAAATGAAATAAGACTCACATACGAGGCAGATCTTCCTGCACGTTCAGGCTTGGGCACAAGTAGTTCATTCTCAGTAGGTATGTTAAGTGGCTTTTATTCTTTGAAAGGTATATATGCAGACAAAAAGAAACTTGCTAAGGAAGCTATATATCTTGAACGTGAACTCTGTAATGAAGCTGGAGGTTGGCAAGACCAAATTGCAGCTTCGTTTGGTGGATTCAATAGGATTAACTTTTATGATAATGATTTCGAAGTCCACCCAATAATAATTTCACCTGAACGCAAGAACCAACTTAATAATAACCTTTTGTTGTTTTTTACGGGTTTTACTCGAATTTCCTCAGAGATTCATAAAACAAGTAATGTTACTTCTGAAAATAAGAAATTATACTTATTAGAAATGTTAAAACTGGTCGATAAAGCAGAAAAAATATTAACCGATAATACTATTGGTCTTGATGAATTTGGCAAACTACTGCATCTTGGTTGGGAACTTAAGAAACAGACCGGATCAAATGTTTCAACTCATAAATTAGACGAAATATATCAAAAAGCAATTAATGCAGGAGCATCAGGTGGAAAACTACTCGGAGCTGGTGGTGGTGGGTTCTTTATATTCTATGTTGAACCAGAAAAGCAAAAAGCAGTTAAGGCTGCTTTGAGTGATTTGCTTTTTGTACCATTCAATTTTGAGAATGGCGGTACTAGAGTAATTCATTATGTCCCTGAAAGTATATAG